A single Limanda limanda chromosome 19, fLimLim1.1, whole genome shotgun sequence DNA region contains:
- the LOC133026355 gene encoding gasdermin-E-like, translated as MFSKATANFVHQIDPDGSLIHVSRVNNSCKLVPMALVVKRNRIWFWQRPKYQPTNFTLSNLLLGDRELIPGVFEKELLTYEGTFGDQLSGKLETKVGPVGGTLEGRGTCELQSCFGKLKKQELDVKKLLCDSSNRLVDMQHVLMQQLKKQSEVLAIVKERIFTTESCTITQSKNEKYIFQAALGLVGMLGSFVKCSQDSNHVEKDSNVSLKIPSDTVIAYSILELKIKKNGHYEICLQPGTIGGFEGDSPVMSCPSYDPFTDTVDGSTCPVPASSAWRNGSQEVDLSPLAELPQLTRHAMIKKLQETMKDRAALSYLQCVLEELYGGETLDTAEQEELLESQGESLSCKMEQLNSDNHPECSHSANAAHLHAAHLLVSAMEELSDETLRLLSESRADFLWALDKLMHSVRERSGPLSIQCLPVPLQDNQAFQLAEQLLSSTNLTLKRNAESLWTEREDKAGVLPLLLCLSIHGLSLLFNGLK; from the exons ATGTTTTCCAAGGCCACTGCCAACTTTGTCCATCAAATTGACCCAGACGGAAGCCTCATCCACGTGTCTCGAGTGAACAACTCATGCAAGCTGGTTCCCATGGCGCTCGTTGTCAAGCGCAACCGCATCTGGTTCTGGCAAAGGCCCAAGTACCAGCCGACAAATTTCACCCTCAGCAACTTGCTGCTGGGCGACAGGGAGCTCATTCCTG GGGTGTTTGAGAAAGAGTTGTTGACCTACGAGGGGACGTTTGGAGACCAACTCTCTGGGAAGCTGGAAACCAAGGTGGGCCCTGTCGGTGGGACACTAGAGGGACGGGGCACCTGCGAGCTCCAATCATGTTTTGGCAAGCTGAAGAAACAGGAACTGGATGTGAAGAAACTCCTATGTGACTCCAGCAACAG GCTGGTGGACATGCAGCACGTGCTGatgcagcagctgaagaagcAGTCAGAGGTGCTCGCCATAGTGAAGGAGCGGATCTTCACCACCGAATCCTGCACTATCACCCAGTCAAAAAACGAGAAGTACATCTTCCAGGCAGCACTCGGCCTGGTGGGAATGTTGGGGAGCTTTGTTAAG TGTTCGCAGGACAGCAACCACGTTGAGAAGGACAGCAATGTTTCTTTGAAGATCCCCTCTGACACAGTAATTGCGTACAGCATCCTGGAACTAAAGATTAAGAAAAATGGACACTacg AAATATGCCTGCAACCTGGCACAATCGGAGGCTTTGAGGGAGACTCGCCTGTTATGTCCTGCCCATCCTATGATCCCTTCACTGATACGGTGGATGGCAGTACCTGTCCTGTACCCGCCTCAAGTGCATGGAGAAACG GATCACAGGAGGTGGACCTGTCTCCCCTGGCAGAGCTCCCCCAGTTAACTCGGCATGCCATGATCAAGAAGCTCCAAGAGACAATGAAGGACAGAGCTGCGCTGTCATATCTGCAGTGTGTG CTGGAGGAGTTGTACGGCGGTGAAACCCTCGATACGGCCGAGCAAGAGGAGCTGCTCGAGAGTCAGGGAGAATCATTGTCCTGCAAAATGGAGCAGCTCAACTCAGACAACCACCCAGAGTGCAGCCATTCTGCCAATGCTGCTCACCTGCACGCAGCTCACCTGTTGGTCAGTGCTATGGAAG AGTTGTCGGATGAAACGCTGAGACTCCTGAGTGAGAGTCGTGCAGATTTTCTCTGGGCCTTGGACAAACTG ATGCACAGTGTGAGGGAGCGCAGCGGGCCTCTCTCCATCCAGTGTCTTCCCGTCCCGCTGCAGGACAACCAAGCTTTCCAACTGGCCGAGCAGCTGCTCAGCTCCACCAACCTGACGCTGAAGAGAAACGCTGAGAGCCTGTGGACGGAGAGAGAAGACAAAGCGGGagtcctccctctgctcctctgcctgAGCATACATGGATTGTCCCTGCTGTTCAATGGGCTGAAGTAG